A genomic window from Paucibacter sp. KCTC 42545 includes:
- the rquA gene encoding rhodoquinone biosynthesis methyltransferase RquA, translated as MPSYLERVYWWAYVHPRAVQTFERGWLVNAILFGNYARLSDAAIKDLTEPSGQGQAMPNRTLQVACVYGNLTARLQQALAPQAQLDVLDILPVQLENLGRKLPPSEQLRLLHGDSSALPAANASYEQVLMFFLLHEQPEAVRRASLAEGLRVLKPGGKLVIVDYHRPAAWHPLRPLMRLVFKWLEPFAMDLWRHEVTSFLPAQDPPLKVEKHLYFGGLYQKLVIRR; from the coding sequence GTGCCGAGCTATCTCGAACGGGTCTACTGGTGGGCCTATGTTCACCCCAGGGCGGTGCAGACTTTTGAGCGCGGCTGGCTGGTCAATGCCATCTTGTTTGGCAATTACGCGCGTTTGAGCGACGCGGCCATCAAGGATTTGACCGAGCCCAGCGGACAAGGCCAAGCCATGCCGAACCGCACTCTGCAGGTGGCCTGCGTCTACGGCAATCTCACAGCGCGCCTGCAACAAGCCTTGGCACCGCAGGCGCAACTGGATGTGCTGGACATCTTGCCCGTGCAGCTGGAAAACTTGGGAAGGAAGCTACCTCCGTCGGAGCAGCTGCGTTTGCTGCATGGCGACTCCTCGGCCTTGCCGGCTGCCAACGCCAGTTACGAACAAGTGCTGATGTTCTTCCTACTGCACGAGCAACCAGAGGCCGTGCGCCGCGCCAGCTTGGCGGAAGGGCTGCGCGTACTCAAACCCGGTGGCAAGCTGGTTATCGTGGACTATCACCGCCCAGCAGCCTGGCACCCCTTGCGTCCCCTGATGCGGCTAGTTTTCAAATGGCTGGAACCCTTTGCCATGGATTTGTGGCGACATGAGGTGACGAGCTTCCTGCCTGCGCAAGACCCGCCGCTCAAGGTCGAAAAGCATTTGTACTTCGGCGGCTTGTATCAAAAGTTGGTGATTCGCCGCTGA
- a CDS encoding MBL fold metallo-hydrolase, protein MTLRYLTVPVTAFAQNCSIVWCDESREAAIIDPGGDLPRLLEVVRQQDLTLKAIWLTHAHIDHAGGTGQLARELGLPIIGPHPGDQFWIDGLAKQSQMFGFPAAEPFTPTRWLADGDTVSIGKQTLNVRHCPGHTPGHVVFHSAAIKRAFVGDVLFAGGVGRSDFPGGDHATLINSITQRLWPMGDDTVFIPGHGPESDFGTERRTNPYVRGT, encoded by the coding sequence ATGACCCTGCGCTACCTCACCGTTCCCGTCACCGCTTTCGCGCAAAACTGCTCCATCGTCTGGTGTGATGAAAGCCGTGAGGCCGCCATCATCGACCCTGGCGGCGACCTGCCGCGTTTGTTGGAAGTGGTGCGCCAGCAAGACCTGACCCTCAAAGCGATTTGGCTCACCCACGCGCATATCGACCATGCCGGCGGCACCGGTCAGCTGGCGCGGGAATTGGGCTTGCCCATCATCGGCCCGCATCCGGGCGATCAGTTCTGGATCGACGGCCTGGCCAAGCAAAGCCAGATGTTCGGCTTCCCCGCCGCCGAGCCCTTCACCCCGACGCGTTGGCTGGCCGACGGCGACACCGTCAGCATCGGCAAGCAAACCCTGAATGTGCGCCACTGCCCCGGCCACACGCCCGGCCATGTGGTGTTCCATAGCGCCGCGATCAAGCGCGCCTTTGTCGGCGATGTGCTCTTCGCCGGCGGCGTGGGCCGCAGCGACTTCCCCGGCGGCGACCATGCCACCTTGATCAACTCGATCACCCAAAGGCTTTGGCCCATGGGCGACGACACGGTGTTCATCCCCGGTCACGGGCCTGAGAGCGACTTCGGCACCGAGCGCCGGACCAACCCTTACGTCCGCGGCACCTGA
- a CDS encoding glutamine synthetase family protein, producing MADASAIKLSRMVLEKEPYVRFAVTDIDGVCRGKHLSGEKMASMLEGGGTIASAVFGWDIEDRLYDRVSFTGFHTGFPDIGLRLDPSTARQLPWDDGRWLILGEHVQADGQPLPICPRQVLKRVLAKAERMGFTAQVGVEFEWFVLAETELSVRQKGYRDLVTATHGATNYSPFRIDAQQAFVRDLFTNLNAMDVPLEALHTEAGPGNFEAAIRYTEALQAADRAVLFKESVREIGRRHGLLNTFMAKFSVDYPGCGQHLHQSLWRDGRNAFHDAKGAAGMSDTMRHFIAGQLYGLPQLLPMYAPFINSYKRLVDNNLAPVKPTWAIDNRNASLRVIPGAASSLRLETRSAGADANPYLAIAAALASGLYGIEHQLALELPAVNGANHGAEDVQRLPATLAEATAAMIQSSLAKELFGPEFVNHFVETRQSEVARFNQCVTDWELARYLELA from the coding sequence ATGGCGGATGCGTCGGCAATCAAGCTGTCCCGGATGGTGTTGGAAAAAGAGCCCTATGTGCGATTTGCCGTCACCGACATCGACGGCGTCTGCCGCGGCAAGCACCTCAGCGGCGAGAAGATGGCCAGCATGTTGGAGGGCGGCGGCACCATTGCCAGCGCGGTGTTCGGCTGGGACATTGAGGATCGGCTCTACGACCGCGTCAGCTTCACCGGCTTTCACACCGGCTTCCCGGACATTGGCCTGCGGCTTGACCCCAGCACCGCGCGTCAGCTGCCTTGGGATGATGGCCGTTGGCTGATCCTGGGCGAGCATGTTCAGGCCGACGGCCAACCGCTGCCGATCTGCCCGCGCCAAGTGCTCAAGCGGGTGCTGGCAAAGGCCGAGCGCATGGGCTTCACGGCCCAGGTCGGGGTTGAGTTTGAGTGGTTTGTGCTGGCCGAAACCGAGCTGTCGGTGCGCCAGAAGGGCTATCGCGACCTGGTTACCGCCACCCATGGCGCCACCAATTACTCGCCTTTTCGCATTGATGCCCAGCAGGCTTTTGTGCGCGACTTGTTCACCAACCTGAACGCCATGGATGTGCCGCTGGAGGCCTTGCACACCGAGGCCGGCCCCGGCAATTTTGAGGCCGCGATCCGCTACACCGAGGCCTTGCAAGCGGCCGACCGTGCGGTGCTATTCAAGGAGTCGGTGCGTGAGATTGGCCGCCGACACGGGCTCTTGAACACCTTCATGGCCAAGTTCTCGGTGGACTATCCCGGCTGCGGCCAGCACCTGCACCAAAGCCTTTGGCGCGATGGCCGCAACGCCTTCCATGATGCCAAGGGCGCGGCCGGCATGAGCGACACCATGCGTCATTTCATCGCTGGTCAGCTATACGGCCTGCCACAGTTGCTGCCGATGTACGCGCCCTTCATCAACAGCTATAAGCGCTTGGTGGACAACAACTTGGCGCCAGTCAAGCCGACCTGGGCGATCGACAACCGCAATGCTTCGCTGCGCGTGATCCCCGGCGCGGCCTCATCGCTGCGGCTGGAGACGCGTAGTGCGGGCGCGGATGCCAATCCCTACCTCGCCATTGCAGCGGCACTGGCCTCGGGCCTCTATGGCATTGAACATCAGCTCGCGCTTGAGCTGCCGGCGGTGAATGGCGCTAATCACGGCGCGGAAGACGTGCAGCGCCTGCCCGCCACCCTGGCCGAGGCCACGGCCGCGATGATCCAATCCAGCCTGGCCAAAGAGTTGTTTGGCCCAGAGTTCGTGAACCACTTTGTTGAAACTCGCCAGTCAGAGGTGGCGCGCTTCAATCAATGCGTGACGGATTGGGAGTTGGCGCGCTATCTTGAGTTGGCTTGA
- a CDS encoding HDOD domain-containing protein, whose translation MSTQTIRQEVDKARQTGPLKQIIIPPCPELLARLQQAMANNPPDLTEVARIAASDVAMSATLLRLANSPIHLSDGMPCNTVGQAMTRIGLDETAQVMTAFLLRNAFPVNNPHLTRFWERSAKRARAMAFVARQLPGLSPDLAHTFGLFCHVGIPVLLQSLRGYGSTLVEAAARIDRSFIATENANHRTDHAVAGALLARAWNMAPELMAAIRLHHSLESMGASDIEPEVHTLVAAGLIAEHLMRMHEGLDQEADWAAHHADAMAWLHISAEDLEHWDDQLRALLDHA comes from the coding sequence ATGAGCACCCAGACAATCCGCCAAGAAGTTGACAAAGCGCGCCAGACCGGACCGCTCAAACAAATCATCATCCCCCCATGCCCTGAGCTGCTGGCCCGGCTGCAACAGGCGATGGCAAACAACCCGCCAGATTTGACCGAAGTGGCACGCATCGCCGCCAGCGATGTGGCCATGTCCGCCACCCTGCTGCGCCTGGCCAACAGCCCCATTCACCTGTCCGACGGCATGCCCTGCAACACCGTGGGCCAAGCCATGACCCGGATTGGCCTGGACGAGACGGCGCAGGTGATGACCGCCTTTCTGCTGCGCAATGCCTTCCCGGTCAACAACCCGCATCTGACCCGCTTCTGGGAGCGCTCAGCCAAACGCGCCCGCGCCATGGCTTTTGTGGCACGGCAGCTGCCGGGCTTGTCGCCCGACCTGGCCCACACCTTCGGCCTGTTTTGCCATGTGGGCATTCCGGTCCTGCTGCAAAGCTTGCGCGGCTATGGCTCGACCCTGGTGGAGGCCGCCGCGCGCATTGACCGCTCCTTCATCGCCACCGAAAACGCCAACCACCGCACCGACCACGCCGTGGCCGGCGCCCTGCTGGCCCGCGCTTGGAATATGGCGCCGGAGCTGATGGCGGCGATCCGCCTGCACCACAGCCTCGAATCCATGGGCGCCTCGGACATCGAACCCGAAGTCCACACCCTGGTTGCCGCCGGCCTGATCGCCGAGCACCTGATGCGCATGCACGAGGGCCTGGACCAGGAAGCCGATTGGGCCGCCCACCACGCCGACGCCATGGCTTGGTTGCACATCAGCGCGGAAGACCTGGAGCATTGGGACGACCAATTGCGCGCCTTGCTGGACCACGCCTGA